Genomic window (Culex pipiens pallens isolate TS chromosome 3, TS_CPP_V2, whole genome shotgun sequence):
aaaaaaaaaaacctatagcaaaaactggaaatttggtttattggaccttttttttaaaaaaaaaactccagatttcaagacccaattgggtcctaaaattaagcataCATTGCTgatattgtttacagcgataaagcttatttttctgagtacaatgaccctttgtacaaccacaacgagtttgaaatggatttttaaatcaattttgaaaaattaacctcgcggtcctacttgacagctctttccaaggaaaccatagttgatccatcgaaaaaatgttgtcttgccaatattttttttttgcattaaaatgaaaaaaagtgatcagaaatggtttttaatcgtgattTTTACCGTTGTTTtggcccgcccgtgtggatcaatcggaccgagcactggactcacaatccagaggtcgccggttcgaatcccgcggcgggcgctctaaaattctttgtgtaaatatgggtattcggcgccgtcgctccgtgccatactttcatacacttaggagcccagggcggcgaagtccttgtagataaaaggaagacactagtggttggtactagcaatggtggccgacagctataaagtcaacttcgtttacataaaaatttacatagggctttactgcccatgatcgcataaatgtcccatatgcattttcatcgtatttgagttattgatgcagtatggttcaaaatcgtgtgctctttcagaaaaacctataacatccagtacttttttctagaaatcaggaggaaatccattttttttacgaaaacttaacacgtagccttatgtgtgggacaaactttaaatgcgtttttctcagcttgctgtttttgcatatgggacatttatgcgaacatgggcagtttagtacccaattgtccatataaaaaaaaaacttttttgtatggagcgtggatcGCCAAAAGGGCCAAAAGACTCATCGTGTGTTTTCTGGATTTTgtgtgaattttgatttttgtatgctTGACTAATTCAAATTTTGAGTGCACATGCCGTCATTTCTTCGTGCGttacactgtaactgaaaatcgcactttgctgagttcgttttcgcactttttcctacgattttttcagttcaactgcgattacacttttttgtgtaatcgcagtcgaactaaaaatcgtatgaaaaagtgcgaaaacgaactcagcaaagtgcgattttcagttacagtgtaggggagtttggggtaatatggacagtgggggtaatttggacacccctttaaaaatcacgttttcttcggatataaagtgaaaacggcaatttaagtgataattagCCTTAAGGCTAGTagattctatgacaatttccggaattccatttcccggaatggacattatccggaatggacgttttccggaatggacgttatccggaatggacattatccggaatggacgttatccggaatgaaatttcccggaatggacgtttcccggcatggacatttcccggaaaattagttttttttttatattacctgatatGAGAATAAATGGAATCTTGCCTACTCCGAGGCCTACTCGcttacttgtggttaagaattatttagtttgtaccccgttggtttgacctagtcacattgaaggaactcgatattttgacaacaatatgaatgataaatacatgaatgataaaaagaaagtgaaatgttcggacaTGACCAATAGATGCTAGCgttgactattgaaacaatactttatcaaccaccacgagatgtaacaatgtagatcgatagatattagacaaacactagatgtttttaacattctttcaatgtgttgttatgtaagaattttcccttcttttgttagtcagttgacttttgtgaataaattctaccaatttTAAGTTGGTATTGAATACCAAACCTcaggaaaataaaaatcttttcagaaattcaatgtataatgtgtactttttttaggagtccgggaaccgtggtgtaggggcaatcgaagttgcctctcacccagtcggcctgggttcgattctagacggtcccggtggtggcatttttcgagacgagatttgtctgatcatgccttccgtcggacgggaagtaaatatttgccccggtctaacctagaggttagatcgatagctcagtccaggtgtaagaTTCGTCTCTCTGGATCCTGTCTCGGTTTAGTCGCTGGTAGACAgttgaactcacaatccaaaagtcgtcagttcgaatcccggggtgaatggaagctcaggtgtaaaacgaggtttgcaattgcctcaacaatctagccttcggacacctagtttcgagtagaaatctcgcaatcgagaacgccaaggcaatgctgtagagcgaacaatttattttatttttatttactataaagcagaatgtttattttcaaagaagggaaaacctctagaaaatgaaaagtttttcagaaaatcaatgtataatgtgtattttcttgaggttttcccttctttaaaaatacacgatcttttATCAATGTGATGGAATTTCGCGTAAGAAATTTCCCTTTATGTGTTAATCAGTTAACTATTgagactaaattctaccaaattttactataaagcaggatgattattttcaaagagagaaaacctcaagaaaataaatagcttgagtgtatttttaaagaatgaaaaacctcGAGGAAGTAcacattatacattgattttctgaaaagctgtttattttctagaggttttcccttctttgaaaataaaaattctgctttataataaaattttatggaatttagtcacaaaagtcaactgattaacaCAGGAAGAAAAATCTCTTACacgaaattccatcacatcgattaaagatcgtgtatttttaaagaagggaaaacctcaagaaaatacacattatacattgattttctgaaagctttttttctacagaatttcccttctttaaaaaaaaacattcttcttTATAGTGCAGAGCTCCATAACGaaaaactagttgaaatttagtagaattaacaaaagaaaggaaaattcttacataaaatcCCATTATTTCGATGcaagatcgtgtatttttaaagaagggaaaatctcaagaaaaaaaagctaTCAGAAGATCAAAGTATAATGTGTATTTTGaaatacacgatctttaatcgatgtgatggaatttcgtGTAACAGATTTTCCTTCTTGtgttaatcagttgacttttgagactaaattctaccaaattttattataaagccgaatgattactttcaaaaaaaaaaaattactataaagcagaatgattattttcaaagaagggaaaacctttagaaaataaaaaaaaacttttcagaaaatcaatgtataatgtgtacttctttgaggtttttcattctttaaaaatacactcaagctaTTTATTTTCTTGACAGGACACATTACACATtgtttttctgaaaagctttttatttttttgaggttttcccttctttgaaaataagcattctgctttatagtaaaatttggtacaattcAGTCACGTAAGTCAAatgattaacaaaagaagggaaaattcttacataacaaCACATTGAAAGAATGTTGAAAACATCTAGTATTTGtctaatatctatcgatctacattgttacatctcgtgggggttgataaagtattgtttcaatagtcaacGCTTGCTTCTATTGGTCAtgtccgaacatttcactttctttttatcattcatgtatttatcattcatattgttgtcaaaatatcgagttCCTTCAATGTGACTATAGGTGACTATAGGTGAAACCAACGGGGTAGaaactaaataattcttaaccatAAGTGAGCGAGTAGGCAAGATTCCATTCATTCTCATATCAggtaataaaaaaactaattttccaggaaatgtccattccgggaaacgtccattccgggaaacgtccattccgggaaatttcattccggataacgtccattccggataatgtccattccggataacgtccattccggaaaatgtccattccggataatgtccattccggaaaacgtccattccgggaaatggaattccggaattTGTCATAGAAtcggctagtactagtaatggcctaggagtatggacaaatcaaaaaagatggaatAGGTTAGatagttttggtataatatgtaaaagtttccaaaggccggttggcactgtcttaaattctaatatttgaaggttagggaataaggttttgcaggggttatatggcaaaaaagtggacattttttgtttaagggggttgcttggacgatgcctgagatatgtacgtataaaaattgtgcattttatccatttttatcatcaaaaattgcaatttatgatagaatatgctatgggggtaatttggacatggcttgtggggtaatttggacatacctgaaagtctacctgtcaggcaacaaaaaagtaactttcatacatggatgagtttttaaagggatttagataaatttagagggatttaatatgtcaaaacaatcaaaaaggaatgtgagcaatgagaacttaaatttgaagggctacagaatgtaaaattgaaaaaatgatattttcaggctaataaattcaatataaagattgatttatatctagatttatataaacataaacgataccttaatcactagAAACTATACTTGTGACTAATgtagaatcaatgtttaaatcatttcagtattaatgattaaattatgtatactacactgaactatttgttatcttcctgttgaattatagttctatcacaaaatcattatttaaacctttgatgaaatattgtgagcaaaacaacacttcaaaatataaagcaattacaaaaccaggttgaaggataaaaaacatactcaaaaatcaaatgttaaacttattcttcaacatgtgtccaaattaccccaaaaaaggtgttcatattaccccacaaggtatgtccatattaccccacaaggcatgtccaaattgggtcctaaaatgaagcttagattgctgatattattgtttacagcgataaagcttatttttctgagtacaatgaccctttgtacgaccacaaagagtttaaaatggatttttaaatcaattttgaaaaataaacctcgCGGTccatcttgacagaaaagctcctacttgacagcttgttccaaggggaccatagttgatatatcggaaaaatgttgtctagtcaaaaaaaaattttgcattaaaatgaataaaagtgatcagaaatggtttttaatcgtgttttttaccgttgtacataaaaattgacatagggctttagtacccaattaccccataggggtgttcatattacccccacacaaaaatgtgggggtaatttggacaccttttaatttttgtgataaaaatgggtttttcatcaaaatttatcgaaatgaatgaaatttttccatcaaatatggtctctattatcctctggtgtcatccacattcctttaaaatatccatacagcccgtgacagagcaatttccttagggtgtccaaattaccccacactcccctacgtACGTTACGTAAATAACATTTGAGCGGCCGGTaaaggtaagaacaagattgtccatCAGGCCTggacgcaaacgcaaaattttgcgcctgtcatcatatatgatagcctgccagtcatcgaccattgaacaaagcaacccctgtagattgttcgactgacagttgatggaaaaatcgaactggcacagcgttctgcgttcaccactgcgtcgaacggacaatcttgttcataGCTTAATAACGGGTAATAACCGTaataactgtcaaaaagttaaaatcgCAGCAGGCTTTTTCTGCTGCTTTCCTTGCGCGAGTCACAGCTTCGCGGAATCGGACTCTTCGGAACGGCCACAACCCGTGACCAAAAATGGAAGTAGACCAGCGTAAAGAAATCGGTGGTGTAGAGGAAACGTTCATCGAACACCTGCCGAACGAGGTAGGTGGTTTGGTTTAATTCGGACCTCTCAAATATAACGAAAGCTTCTTGGTCTAGATTCTGTTGATGATCTTCCGGAAGCTCACCTTTCGCCAACTGGTGCAAGCGTCCGCCGTCAGTCACCGTTGGAACGAGTTGATGTTCTACCTGCTCAAGGACCGCGTGAAGCTACGTATTCAGGGCTTGCAATTCAGCAATACTGAGGAATGGGCCCAAAACCGGAATTATGCTGCACTGACTTTTGATGCAGTAAGGTTTGGCCTGCCGAAAGGCTTCAACGCTCGGTGGCTGGAACCGCTGGCGGAGAATGTGAAACATCTCAGGTTTTATTGCATGCGTGCTAACGACGGAGCATTGCTGGAACTTTTGCGTCCCTTTGGAGCGGTCGAGGAGCTGCTGGTGAAAGCTGATAAGCTTGACCTCAGCAAAGCACTTTCGTCATATCTGCGGCTGTGCCGAGGACTGTTGCCCAACTTGCGCCGTCTGACCATCGGCTGCCGTTACGTTAGGATGATGGAGTTGCTGAAGGAGGTCGCGCCGAGGCTTGTGAGCCTTGATTTGGAGTTGCTGCCTCGGTTGCTGACCAAATTTTACGTTTGCcggtttgaaaatttgaaatcgcTCACGCTGCGATTCCCCCAACGTCAAACGAAGATTCCAAATATGTTGAGTCTTTTGCGGTGTTTGCAGCAAATTAAGAATTTGCGGAAGTTGGGGTTATTTGTGAACGACGGCATTTCAGTTTTCCGTGCAGCTTTTGCACTTACATCCGTCGATGATTTGACCTTGGGTGGAACGTTCACTGTTGAGCACTTCTCACAAATCTTCGATGATATTCATCGAATGACAAACTTGCGCTCTCTGAGTATATTCGTAAGAACGGAACAGTTTTTAACTGTGGAGGCAGCACTTCCGTCTTTAGATTCTCTCTGCATCGGAGGTACAATCAAAGTCAATGTATCGATCCTCACAGAAAAGTTCCCTAATCTCACGTTATTGATGTTAACGACAAGAACCTTCGACTGGCACGAGGTGCAAGAAATTGCCAACGCTTGGCAAAGCACAATGCAACATCTGGCGATCGAAATTCGCGAAACAGATCAATCCGTTATAGCGAGCATCTTAACGATGCTAAAGTTGCGTAAACTTTACCTTTATCTGAACAAAGCGTCCGAGGTAAGCCaacatcaattttaaacaaactcaATTCCTCATACAGTTTAAATATTCACAGAACCACATCGCTGCGTTGATCCCCGTTGCCTGCATGGCCACCCTCGAAGAGCTGCACATCCTAGATAAAGACTGCAAGCAGGATGCGACGCTGGCTGAACTCTGCAACTGCAAGCGTTCGTGCACAATCTTTATCGGTGAAAGTCTGATTGAAGATGTCCTGGCGGATGAGATATCATTCGCCAAACAGTTGTGTGAACTTTccttataacattttttcttaAACATAATGCGAAATTAATGATAACTCTGCAATAAAATCGTCTGCAATATGTTTTAATCGCAAGAAGCTCTTTATTCGCATTTATTGTGCGCTTTGGCCACGTGTCTTCGCAGGGAGCCCTTGCCGCTGTACGAAGCGCCGCACTGCTCGCACGAGAACGCCTTGTAGCCCGAGTGGACCGCTGCCACGTGGTCGTTTAGGTGAGATTTCTGAAAGTAACTCTTCGAGCATTCCGAGCACGCAAAGGCGCGATCCTTTTCGTGCCGCGACCGGATGTGCTTGGTCAGGTGGTCCTTCCCGGCGAACCGCAGCTCGCAGTGGGGGCACACGTGGTTCTTGCTCTCGCTGTGGACGTTCCGGATGTGGGCGTTCAGGTTGGAGTTGGCGGTGAACTTTTGGTTGCAGTACAAGCAGGGGAACGCTTTAACGTCGGTATGCCGCTTCAGGTGGTACTTGAGGCCGGAAATGGAGGTGAACTTGCGGTCGCACAGCGTGCAGAACAGGCTGTCGCTCGATGTTGAGGGAGTGCTGTTTGGGGTTGCTTTTGGCTGACCGTTGTAGAACGAGCATTGATGCTTTTCAAGGTTGCACTTTTTCGCAAACGTTCGTTCGCACAGTTTGCAGGTGAAAGTGTAACCCTTCTCGTGTTCCGTTAGGACGTATTCTTTCTCCTCTCGCTGCACCAGGGACAAGGCTTCCTCGGCTTCGGGAATTACGTTTTCCCTGAATTTAGTATTGTCCTTCAGGTGCTCTTGGCGATGGCTTTTGTACTCGTTGATGCGGTTGAAGTTGGCTCCACAATCGTTGCAAATTAAACACCGAATGTTGTGTTGCTCAGCCAAGTGGCAATGTAAGTGACATTGCTTGTTGAATCCTTCCTCACATCGAGGACATTTGTAATTGCTTGCGGCGGCTTGTGACGGTCCATCGAGGTAGAATTCGTAGTTATCGATGAGGTATTCTTCACCTCCTGCAATGTACTTGGTCCAAATTTGGTCGTTTTCAAATGCCTCGTCCAGAAACTCCTCCAGAATCATCTTATTTGGGTTGGGTTTGGATTTGCCTGCGGAGTTTGCACTCCGAACCAGAttgaaatgcttcaaaaacgtTTCCTGATGCTCCTCCTGCTCTTCTCTGTCCTGTTCCATGTCCAGCCCAACCTCTTTCGGAAACAGCGAATCGTTCAGCAACTCTTCGTAAGCGCGTCCAGCTTCCTCCAAGTTCGCGTGACTCCCCTGGATGTGCTCGCTCAACGAAGAAACATCCTCAAAGGTCATCTCACAGTGCCCGCAGTAAAATTCCCTGACCAAAACTCCGTGCACCAACCGAACGTGTCGGTTCAGCGTTTTCCTCAACCGTTCCGTCTTGGAGCATCGCTTGCAGCTGAACAGCTTGTCCTTGTGGGCCTCGCGAACGTGGTCCAGCAGCTTCTGCTCCGTACTCCATCCGTGATCGCAGAAATAGCAAATCGCTTCCGCGTGGCAGCTCCTCACGTGGTTCGTGTAGCTCGTGCCGGTCGCAAAGTCTCGAGAGCAGTGCGTGCAGTGGAATGATTCGTTCCCGGTGGAATTTTGGCAATGATTCGTGTGCTGTTGCAAGCCTCGGTTGGTTTTGAAGTGCTTTCTGCAGGTGAGACACTGGAAGTTTCGGTTAACCAGACCGATGTGGACGAGCTTTCGGTGGCGTTCCAGGTCGAGGTCGGTTGTAAAGGCTGAATGGCAAACATCACAGGTTTGAAGTGTTTCTTCTGCATCGTTTTGTGGTTCTTGAGTTGAGTCATTGGCTTCGATGTACTGAATGATTAGTTGGAAGAATCTGTAGCAGGTTTGTGCTTGGTTCGAGCATTCTTCGCAAATTGAGTGGGGTAGCTGCAGCTTCTGTAATTTGTAAATGAGcccttgaaatttaattgatagTCGCATTATAATGAATTCTTACCTTTGGAAACATAAAAACATCAAACATTTTCTTTAAACCAACGTTGCTTGTTGCTTCTAAATCGATGGATTTTGTCGATTCCATGGAACACAAGCGACAAACGAAACCGTTTACACACATTTTAATCTTAGAATCTGTACAAAAGGCACTAGAAATCCTAAAATAAATTCGCTGAAGCGCCACTTGCAAGCATGCACACGATGCTAACGGTAAcgtgtttgtaaacaaaaagcaTAAAACAAACCCGTCGGCAGCATAACACGCATAAAACAGCTgattggcagtgttgccagatttacACTGCGATGCGTTGTCAGCACACTTTTCTGCTCGGGCTGCACAGTTCGGCTGTCAAAATCGGAATGTTTTGATCGCGCGTGTTGCCGTCGCAAACTTCACGTGTTTCTACCGCGAGTGACAACATTCACTTTTGTAGCAGGTTCCCGTTGGTTTTCTCCGCTTTTCGTGTgtaatttgtgtgaaaatggccaaattcaaggAGAAAGTCAAGCGCCCCTTTAAAGGTAAACCTTCTAAGGGTGAGAAACCGAACGGTAAAGTCGGTAAACCGAAGCAGAAGCCAAAGCCGGATCGGTTCAAGTTTTCGGTAAAGGACGAGGAAGCTGAGATCACCCGGCTTAGCGAGCTGTACTCCACTGCGAAGGTTGACGAGACCAGCAAGTTTGGCGATTTTCCCCTATCGAAGAAGACCGTACAGGGGTTGGCCCAGGGACAGTACCGCGTTCCGACGGCCATTCAGCGGCAATCGATCCTGCCGGCGCTCCAGGGGAAAGACATCCTTGCGGCGGCCAAAACGGGCAGCGGAAAAACGCTGGCCTTCCTCATTCCCGTGTTTGAGAAGCTGTACACGAATCGATGGACACGGTTGGACGGACTGGGCGCGCTGATCATCACTCCGACCCGGGAGTTGGCGTTGCAGATATTCGAAACGGTTGCCAAGATCGGCAAAAATCACGACTTTACAACCGGACTCATCATCGGTGGCCAGAACCTAAAGTTCGAGAAGAGTCGGTTGCATCAGCTGAACATAATCATCTGCACTCCGGGTCGGTTGCTGCAGCACATGGACACGAACCCACTGTTCGACTGCACCAACCTGAAGGTGCTTGTCCTCGACGAAGCGGACCGCTGCCTGGACATGGGATTCCAGACGGCCATGAATGCCATCATCGAAAACCTGCCAACGACGCGACAAACGTTGCTTTTCTCGGCTACGCAAACCAAATCCGTCAAAGACCTGGCGCGGCTCAACCTCACCGATCCCGTGTACATTGCGCCCCACGAGAAGGAAGAGTACACGACCCCGAGCCGGCTGCAGCAAAACTACGTTACGGTTGAGTTGAGCGAGAAGCTGACGATGTTGTGGTCCTTCCTGAAGTCCCACTCGAAGCAGAAGATAATCGTATTCTTTGCGACCTGCAAACAGGTGAGTTGTTTGCGAATCTTCCAAAAATCGCATCGATCTTAATCCCTTCCCTCTTTCAGGTCCGCTACCACTACGAGATATTCCGCAAGCTGCGGCCGAGCATCCTGCTGCTGCCACTGTACGGTGGCATGAACCAGGAGAAGCGCAACAAAATCTACGCCGAGTTTTGCTCGCGCAGCAACGTGTGCCTGATGGCGACGGACGTGGCCTCGCGCGGCCTCGACTTCCCCAAGGTGAACTGGGTGGTGCAGCTAGACTGTCCGGAGGACGCGACGCAGTACATCCACCGGGCGGGACGAACGGCCCGGCTGAACACGGCCGGCGAGAgtttgctggtgctgctgccgcAGGAAGAGGAGGGCGTGGTGGCGATGCTAGGCCGGACCAAGGTGCCGATCAACAAGATCAACGTCGATCCGAAGCAGCTGTTTTCGCCGCTGGTCAAGATTCAGTCGTTTTTGGCGCAATCTCCGGAGCTAAAGGACACGGCCAAGCGAGCGTTCGTGGCGTACGTCAAGTCGGTGGCACTGATGAAGGACAAGAGTGTGTTCGATGTGTCCAAGCTGGATCTGGACGCGTTCGCCAAGTCGCTGGGATTGCTGGTGACGCCGCGGGTGAGGTTCCTCGCACGGAAGGGCGGTGACAAGGCGAAGAATGTCAAGACGGATGTTAAGGTAACGGTGGACGATGGGGATGATGGGGAGGACGGCAGCGATGATGAGTTGTTTACGGTGAAGAAGAAGAACGCCAACGACGTTGACCTGGACAGTATCGAGGAAAGTTCCGAAGAGGTTCCGGTGGAGAAAAAAGAGTCGAAGAAGAAGCTCACAAAGGTGAAACTGCTGAAGAAGGCACTGGTGACGAATAAAAAGATCGTGTTTGACGACGGTGGCAATACGGTGGAGGAAGTCGTTCAAGAGGAGGCGTATGATATCGAGAAGGCACGTGCGCAGTTGCGGGCCGCGGATGCGGAAGACAAGGAACGGTACAAGAACCTGCAGAAGGCGAAGCGAATCGCGAAGAAGGAAAAGCTCAAGCGTAAGACCGAGGAAGACGAGGAAGAGCAGGAGGAAGTGGATGAGTTTGCAAGTGACGATGATCACAGCGTTGATTTGAACTGGCTGCCAGATCCGGACAAGGTGTACGGTAATGGTGccggggaggaggaggaggaaaggCAAGTAGACGACAAGCCGGTGGTAAGTAAGAAGAAACCATCCAAGAAGCGCAAGATTGCGGAAACGCTTAGTGATATAACACTGACCGAGGCAGAACAGATTGCGTTGAACTTCTTGAAGTAAACTTTAATTGCaggtttgtataaaaaaaatcaacaggaATAAATGCTTATTGTTTCTGAGGCATCTGTAACCACTCTTTCGGGTTTTTCAGTACGTGTGTAATCTCACTCTCCTTGCTGTCCGCTGGGGGCAGGTTCATGTATTCCCATTTCTGAAAAAGCAAGAATATTTGTAGTTGATCCAACTCGActtgagatttaaaaataaacttaccGCCGTCAGTGGCAGCGACATCAGGATACTTTCGTAGCGTGCACCGGGCGTGTACAGACCAAACTTGGTTCCGCGATCGTAGATCAGGTTGAACTCGACGTACCGTCCCCTTCGCAGCAGTTGCCACTGGCGTTCGCGGTCTCCGTAGGCTTCGTTCTTGTGTTTCTTCACCAGCGGCAGATACGACGGGATGACGGAGTGGGCGCACGACGAAACGAAGTTGAACGCGCTCTCCTGGTCGGGCTCGTCAAGGTCATCGAAGAAGATACCTCCGACTCCGCGGCACTCGTTGCGATGGGGAATGAAGAAGTACTTGTCGC
Coding sequences:
- the LOC120421490 gene encoding uncharacterized protein LOC120421490 codes for the protein MEVDQRKEIGGVEETFIEHLPNEILLMIFRKLTFRQLVQASAVSHRWNELMFYLLKDRVKLRIQGLQFSNTEEWAQNRNYAALTFDAVRFGLPKGFNARWLEPLAENVKHLRFYCMRANDGALLELLRPFGAVEELLVKADKLDLSKALSSYLRLCRGLLPNLRRLTIGCRYVRMMELLKEVAPRLVSLDLELLPRLLTKFYVCRFENLKSLTLRFPQRQTKIPNMLSLLRCLQQIKNLRKLGLFVNDGISVFRAAFALTSVDDLTLGGTFTVEHFSQIFDDIHRMTNLRSLSIFVRTEQFLTVEAALPSLDSLCIGGTIKVNVSILTEKFPNLTLLMLTTRTFDWHEVQEIANAWQSTMQHLAIEIRETDQSVIASILTMLKLRKLYLYLNKASENHIAALIPVACMATLEELHILDKDCKQDATLAELCNCKRSCTIFIGESLIEDVLADEISFAKQLCELSL
- the LOC120421489 gene encoding zinc finger protein 184-like isoform X1, with the translated sequence MCVNGFVCRLCSMESTKSIDLEATSNVGLKKMFDVFMFPKKLQLPHSICEECSNQAQTCYRFFQLIIQYIEANDSTQEPQNDAEETLQTCDVCHSAFTTDLDLERHRKLVHIGLVNRNFQCLTCRKHFKTNRGLQQHTNHCQNSTGNESFHCTHCSRDFATGTSYTNHVRSCHAEAICYFCDHGWSTEQKLLDHVREAHKDKLFSCKRCSKTERLRKTLNRHVRLVHGVLVREFYCGHCEMTFEDVSSLSEHIQGSHANLEEAGRAYEELLNDSLFPKEVGLDMEQDREEQEEHQETFLKHFNLVRSANSAGKSKPNPNKMILEEFLDEAFENDQIWTKYIAGGEEYLIDNYEFYLDGPSQAAASNYKCPRCEEGFNKQCHLHCHLAEQHNIRCLICNDCGANFNRINEYKSHRQEHLKDNTKFRENVIPEAEEALSLVQREEKEYVLTEHEKGYTFTCKLCERTFAKKCNLEKHQCSFYNGQPKATPNSTPSTSSDSLFCTLCDRKFTSISGLKYHLKRHTDVKAFPCLYCNQKFTANSNLNAHIRNVHSESKNHVCPHCELRFAGKDHLTKHIRSRHEKDRAFACSECSKSYFQKSHLNDHVAAVHSGYKAFSCEQCGASYSGKGSLRRHVAKAHNKCE
- the LOC120421489 gene encoding zinc finger protein 184-like isoform X2; translation: MTQLKNHKTMQKKHFKPVMFAIQPLQPTSTWNATESSKHFKTNRGLQQHTNHCQNSTGNESFHCTHCSRDFATGTSYTNHVRSCHAEAICYFCDHGWSTEQKLLDHVREAHKDKLFSCKRCSKTERLRKTLNRHVRLVHGVLVREFYCGHCEMTFEDVSSLSEHIQGSHANLEEAGRAYEELLNDSLFPKEVGLDMEQDREEQEEHQETFLKHFNLVRSANSAGKSKPNPNKMILEEFLDEAFENDQIWTKYIAGGEEYLIDNYEFYLDGPSQAAASNYKCPRCEEGFNKQCHLHCHLAEQHNIRCLICNDCGANFNRINEYKSHRQEHLKDNTKFRENVIPEAEEALSLVQREEKEYVLTEHEKGYTFTCKLCERTFAKKCNLEKHQCSFYNGQPKATPNSTPSTSSDSLFCTLCDRKFTSISGLKYHLKRHTDVKAFPCLYCNQKFTANSNLNAHIRNVHSESKNHVCPHCELRFAGKDHLTKHIRSRHEKDRAFACSECSKSYFQKSHLNDHVAAVHSGYKAFSCEQCGASYSGKGSLRRHVAKAHNKCE
- the LOC120421488 gene encoding probable ATP-dependent RNA helicase DDX10, producing MAKFKEKVKRPFKGKPSKGEKPNGKVGKPKQKPKPDRFKFSVKDEEAEITRLSELYSTAKVDETSKFGDFPLSKKTVQGLAQGQYRVPTAIQRQSILPALQGKDILAAAKTGSGKTLAFLIPVFEKLYTNRWTRLDGLGALIITPTRELALQIFETVAKIGKNHDFTTGLIIGGQNLKFEKSRLHQLNIIICTPGRLLQHMDTNPLFDCTNLKVLVLDEADRCLDMGFQTAMNAIIENLPTTRQTLLFSATQTKSVKDLARLNLTDPVYIAPHEKEEYTTPSRLQQNYVTVELSEKLTMLWSFLKSHSKQKIIVFFATCKQVRYHYEIFRKLRPSILLLPLYGGMNQEKRNKIYAEFCSRSNVCLMATDVASRGLDFPKVNWVVQLDCPEDATQYIHRAGRTARLNTAGESLLVLLPQEEEGVVAMLGRTKVPINKINVDPKQLFSPLVKIQSFLAQSPELKDTAKRAFVAYVKSVALMKDKSVFDVSKLDLDAFAKSLGLLVTPRVRFLARKGGDKAKNVKTDVKVTVDDGDDGEDGSDDELFTVKKKNANDVDLDSIEESSEEVPVEKKESKKKLTKVKLLKKALVTNKKIVFDDGGNTVEEVVQEEAYDIEKARAQLRAADAEDKERYKNLQKAKRIAKKEKLKRKTEEDEEEQEEVDEFASDDDHSVDLNWLPDPDKVYGNGAGEEEEERQVDDKPVVSKKKPSKKRKIAETLSDITLTEAEQIALNFLK